A window of Quercus robur chromosome 12, dhQueRobu3.1, whole genome shotgun sequence genomic DNA:
TATATTATTTGAGAGCATATCACAAAGCCGGCTATACAAGTCCCAATATAGCTAGGACTTGGTTTACAAATCCTTCCAAGACAAGGACTGTGCACTCTCACGTGCACTATTCAAGCTACTAATCATAACAGTGGAGTTTTTGGTATTAATGGAAAATAACCACCAACTAAAAAAAGTTTGCAATCCTAATTGAAACAAATAAAGATGAGTCACTacattttgaagatttttccATACTTTGGGACTCAAATCATAAGTGATTGTCAAAGATCCTTTTGGGACAGGGGACACAGGTTACTATTACATAACTTGAGGCACAAACTTAAGACATAATAAATTACATTAATCTTTTAGGCATTCATCTCAGATAGCTACtcacataaattttaaaatcacaGCAAGATCATTGGAGCCCGTTACTACAACAGCGAAGGCTTCTATGACATAACAGACATCAAATCCCCAAGGGACTCCGATGGTCATGGAACCCATACATCTTCAACAGCTGCAGGAAGGGAGGTAGCTGGAGCAAGCTACTTTGGGCTAGCTGAAGGAACTGCAAGAGGTGGAGTTCCTGGTGCAAGGATTGCAATGTACAAAATTTGCTGGTCATCTGGATGTTACTCAGCAGACGTCCTAGCAGCATTTGACGATGCCATAGCAGATGGAGTTGACATTATTTCAGTGTCCCTTGGTTTCATTGGGTTTAGTCCATACTTCAAAGAACCAATTGCTATTGGGTCTTTCCATGCCATGAAAAAAGGCATCTTGACCTCATGTTCTGCTGGAAACTCTGGGCCTTACCCACAAAGCCTCACCAATCATGCACCTTGGATATTAACTGTTGCTGCCAGCACCATTGACAGAAAATTTGTTGCTCAAGTTGTGCTTGGCAATGGACAAGTCTATACTGTGAGTTTTCGATTGAACTTATTCTATTCAAAAGATAGCATTTCAATAGAGTAATCTTCACTAATACCATACTAATTCTTTGAATGATCTAATGAAGGGTATTGCCATTAATAGCTTCAACCTCAATGGAACATCACTTCCCTTGATTTGGGGTGGAGATGCTGCAAACTACTCTGCAGGTGCTGACCCGGATATTTCAAAATATTGCTATAATGGTGACCTGAATTCATACAAAGTACAAGGAAAGATTGTTTTCTGCGAAGGAGTTGTCGTTGGCACTGGCATTCTATTAGCCAATGGTGTGGGAGCCATTATGGCTGACTCATCCATTACTGATGTTGGTTACAGCTTCCCTTTGCCAGCAACAATAATTAGTGTAGAAGATGGTCTCACAATTTTAAACTACATCAGATCAACagagtaaataaatttctctaCTGATTATCTTTAAATCAATCATTATGGATTGCTTACTTTCTTCAATATCCTAATGAAATACGTTGAACCCTTGATAGAACTCCGATTGCCACAATTCTGGTTGGTGAGACATGGAAGGATGTCATGGCACCTAATGTTGTATCATTTTCATCTAGGGGACCCAACCCTATCGCCCCAGACATTCTCAAGGTGATATAGAAAATGAGTACTTAGTTTGCAAAATTGTTTTCTTCTATAATTTTAGTTTGAGTTTTAGAACATGGCTTAACATGTTAAAATTATGTTTGGATGTTATATATGCAGCCTGATCTCACAGCCCCTGGAGTAGATATTCTTGCTGCTTGGTCTCTTGTGGCCCCACCTTCCGTGGACCCGGACGACACTAGGAGTGTCAAATTCAACATAATTTCTGGGACATCTATGTCTTGCCCTCACACTAGTGGTGCAGCTGCCTATGTTAAGGCTGCTCGTCCGTACTGGTCACCTGCTGCCATTAAATCTGCCCTTATGACCACAGGTGAAGTAACAAACTTGACTTCTAGAACATGATTATTTTCAAGACTATTTCCTCATAGAAAATGTTAAATTCCcttaattttactataaaaggTTTATAAACTGACATGACAAAACCTATGAAAACGGCAGAAAGAATCAACATTATAAACTACGAAAGAAATTAGCCACACTGACATGGAAAACATTATAAATCATCGTTTAGTCTCTCTCAGTGACCTAACTTCTGTCATGAATAGCTTATATTGTGGACCCAAAGAAGCATGAAGACCTTGAATTTGCTTATGGATCCGGCCACATCAACCCATTGCAAGCAGTAGACCCTGGGCTCGTCTATGATGCATATGAGGCAGACTACATAAAATTCCTGTGCATGCAAGGATACAATACCACCACGTTAAGACTCATCACCGGAGACAACAGCAGCTTTTGCAATACCTCAAAGCCTGGAAGAGCATGGAACCTTAACTATCCTTCATTCTCTGTTGCCGTGGAAGATGGCCAGCAGATTATGGCTGTATTCACTAGGACAGTCACCAATGTTGGCCCACCAAACTCAACCTACACTCTTAGTACATACATACCAGCCTCTATTGATGTTACTGTGGAACCGTCTGTGTTGTCATTCTCTGCCAttggagagaaaaaatcgtTTACAGTGCTGGTCTATGGTCCAAAGATTGCACAACAGCCAATCATATCTGGTGCAATCATATGGAAATATGGGCATTATGTGGTGAGAAGCCCACTTGTGGTATACACAATTCTCCCTGGTACTCTATACCCTTCCTCCTTAATGTCTCAGAAGAAAGCAAATCTCAGAGTTTCTTCCATGCATCACAAGAATGGGATCCTCAAACACAAATAATGACAATAAGTCTAGGCGCCCAAAttttca
This region includes:
- the LOC126709221 gene encoding cucumisin-like isoform X1, with translation MAKAVLHILLHTLLLAALLMSCHGQERKVRIVYMGEKPQGDFSVESTHHSMLERVLGSTSTAKESLIYSYGKSFNGFAAKLTDEEAAKFSEMEGVISVLPNQILELHTTRSWDFMGFPSKGKVGSPHEGDVIIGLLDTGIWPESDSFNDEGLSSPPSKWKGKCQGANFTCNNKIIGARYYNSEGFYDITDIKSPRDSDGHGTHTSSTAAGREVAGASYFGLAEGTARGGVPGARIAMYKICWSSGCYSADVLAAFDDAIADGVDIISVSLGFIGFSPYFKEPIAIGSFHAMKKGILTSCSAGNSGPYPQSLTNHAPWILTVAASTIDRKFVAQVVLGNGQVYTGIAINSFNLNGTSLPLIWGGDAANYSAGADPDISKYCYNGDLNSYKVQGKIVFCEGVVVGTGILLANGVGAIMADSSITDVGYSFPLPATIISVEDGLTILNYIRSTETPIATILVGETWKDVMAPNVVSFSSRGPNPIAPDILKPDLTAPGVDILAAWSLVAPPSVDPDDTRSVKFNIISGTSMSCPHTSGAAAYVKAARPYWSPAAIKSALMTTAYIVDPKKHEDLEFAYGSGHINPLQAVDPGLVYDAYEADYIKFLCMQGYNTTTLRLITGDNSSFCNTSKPGRAWNLNYPSFSVAVEDGQQIMAVFTRTVTNVGPPNSTYTLSTYIPASIDVTVEPSVLSFSAIGEKKSFTVLVYGPKIAQQPIISGAIIWKYGHYVVRSPLVVYTILPGTLYPSSLMSQKKANLRVSSMHHKNGILKHK
- the LOC126709221 gene encoding cucumisin-like isoform X2, translated to MEGVISVLPNQILELHTTRSWDFMGFPSKGKVGSPHEGDVIIGLLDTGIWPESDSFNDEGLSSPPSKWKGKCQGANFTCNNKIIGARYYNSEGFYDITDIKSPRDSDGHGTHTSSTAAGREVAGASYFGLAEGTARGGVPGARIAMYKICWSSGCYSADVLAAFDDAIADGVDIISVSLGFIGFSPYFKEPIAIGSFHAMKKGILTSCSAGNSGPYPQSLTNHAPWILTVAASTIDRKFVAQVVLGNGQVYTGIAINSFNLNGTSLPLIWGGDAANYSAGADPDISKYCYNGDLNSYKVQGKIVFCEGVVVGTGILLANGVGAIMADSSITDVGYSFPLPATIISVEDGLTILNYIRSTETPIATILVGETWKDVMAPNVVSFSSRGPNPIAPDILKPDLTAPGVDILAAWSLVAPPSVDPDDTRSVKFNIISGTSMSCPHTSGAAAYVKAARPYWSPAAIKSALMTTAYIVDPKKHEDLEFAYGSGHINPLQAVDPGLVYDAYEADYIKFLCMQGYNTTTLRLITGDNSSFCNTSKPGRAWNLNYPSFSVAVEDGQQIMAVFTRTVTNVGPPNSTYTLSTYIPASIDVTVEPSVLSFSAIGEKKSFTVLVYGPKIAQQPIISGAIIWKYGHYVVRSPLVVYTILPGTLYPSSLMSQKKANLRVSSMHHKNGILKHK